A stretch of Aeromicrobium tamlense DNA encodes these proteins:
- a CDS encoding TetR/AcrR family transcriptional regulator — MVESPAARSVGRPRRTGVAGGDPRREILEAASRLFAARGYAPTTMTEVAREVGLGQSSLYYWFRSKEDLLKALVSANRESLDVAERLAAGDAPAAVRLYAVLYADVLQMCEGALDFYDLERAARAQPDVFAEVLDDYGRLRDELERIVEAGAEEGALVAADARLAVVACLAQTEGVQHRLRTPTPDASDRPSALASTRDAARLAATTAVRGLLAEPARIDEVERLALEALGED; from the coding sequence ATGGTCGAGTCCCCTGCTGCTCGCTCCGTCGGACGCCCCCGACGCACGGGAGTCGCCGGCGGCGATCCGCGTCGCGAGATCCTCGAGGCGGCCTCGCGACTCTTCGCCGCGCGGGGCTACGCGCCGACCACGATGACGGAGGTCGCGCGCGAGGTGGGGCTGGGCCAGTCCTCCCTGTACTACTGGTTCCGCTCGAAGGAGGACCTGCTCAAGGCCCTCGTCAGCGCGAACCGCGAGTCGCTCGACGTTGCCGAGCGCCTGGCCGCCGGGGACGCTCCTGCGGCAGTGAGGCTCTACGCGGTCCTGTACGCCGACGTCCTGCAGATGTGCGAGGGGGCGCTCGACTTCTACGACCTCGAGCGCGCGGCTCGCGCCCAGCCCGACGTGTTCGCCGAGGTGCTGGACGACTACGGCCGGCTGCGCGACGAGCTGGAACGGATCGTCGAGGCCGGCGCGGAGGAGGGAGCGCTCGTCGCGGCTGACGCCCGGCTGGCGGTGGTGGCCTGCCTCGCGCAGACCGAGGGAGTCCAGCACCGGTTGCGTACGCCGACTCCGGATGCGAGCGACCGGCCGAGCGCCCTGGCCTCGACGCGGGACGCAGCCCGTCTGGCGGCGACGACCGCCGTCCGTGGACTGCTGGCCGAACCCGCGCGGATCGACGAGGTCGAGCGGCTCGCGCTGGAGGCGCTGGGGGAGGATTAA
- a CDS encoding ammonium transporter, whose protein sequence is MDPTNAANTAWLLTAIIAVILMLPGLVLFYGGMVSRRTTTNMMMMVFGSFALTAFIWVAFGYSAVFGDSVGGLGLIGNPLESAGLGDLMVASEGAALPPLALATIHLGFAGLTIGIVAGAAADRMRFGAWMMFAAIWVVLCYLPVAHWTFAFDGEDTTGGWLANVLGAVDYAGSTPIHVNSGIAALALAIVLGRRRTWPVQPKAHSLPLVLAGVGLLLTGWLGFDGSALGAADNDAAVAIFNTLVAACAGTCAWLVVEKVRDGHATTLGACSGAIAALVAITPSCGTVSPMGALGVGVVAGMVCYFAVNLKRRFGYDDALDVVALHLVGGIVGALLIGLIGHPNSPIGEAGLLHGGGVGLLGKQALALAATCAWTFTLTWLIATVLHRTIGIRVTDEQEREGLDGAMHRENAYEDFGEMAHEPRGHAEKQHYLEV, encoded by the coding sequence ATGGATCCCACGAACGCCGCCAACACCGCTTGGCTCCTGACCGCGATCATCGCGGTCATCCTGATGCTGCCCGGACTCGTGCTGTTCTACGGCGGCATGGTGTCGCGCCGCACGACGACGAACATGATGATGATGGTCTTCGGATCGTTCGCCCTGACCGCCTTCATCTGGGTGGCCTTCGGCTACTCGGCCGTCTTCGGCGACTCGGTCGGCGGCCTCGGCCTCATCGGCAACCCGCTGGAGAGCGCCGGGCTGGGCGACCTGATGGTGGCGTCCGAGGGTGCGGCGCTGCCGCCGCTGGCGCTGGCCACGATCCACCTCGGCTTCGCCGGCCTGACGATCGGCATCGTCGCCGGAGCAGCAGCCGACCGGATGCGCTTCGGCGCCTGGATGATGTTCGCCGCCATCTGGGTCGTGCTCTGCTATCTCCCGGTGGCTCACTGGACCTTCGCCTTCGACGGGGAGGACACCACCGGCGGCTGGCTGGCCAACGTCCTGGGCGCGGTCGACTACGCGGGGTCCACGCCCATCCACGTCAACTCCGGCATCGCCGCGCTGGCCCTGGCCATCGTGCTGGGTCGCCGTCGCACGTGGCCCGTCCAGCCCAAGGCGCACAGTCTCCCGCTCGTGCTGGCGGGCGTGGGCCTGCTGCTGACCGGGTGGCTGGGCTTCGACGGCTCGGCGCTGGGTGCCGCCGACAACGACGCCGCCGTGGCGATCTTCAACACGCTGGTCGCGGCCTGCGCCGGTACGTGCGCGTGGCTCGTCGTGGAGAAGGTGCGCGACGGTCACGCCACGACGCTCGGGGCCTGCTCCGGTGCCATCGCCGCGCTGGTCGCGATCACGCCCTCGTGCGGCACGGTCTCCCCGATGGGCGCCCTCGGCGTCGGCGTGGTGGCGGGCATGGTCTGCTACTTCGCCGTCAACCTGAAGCGACGCTTCGGCTACGACGACGCGCTCGACGTCGTGGCGCTGCACCTCGTGGGCGGCATCGTCGGTGCGCTGCTGATCGGCCTCATCGGTCACCCGAACTCGCCGATCGGCGAGGCGGGCCTGCTGCACGGCGGTGGCGTCGGTCTCCTGGGCAAGCAGGCCCTGGCGCTGGCGGCCACCTGCGCGTGGACCTTCACGCTCACCTGGCTGATCGCGACGGTGCTGCACCGCACGATCGGCATCCGGGTCACCGACGAGCAGGAGCGCGAGGGCCTCGACGGGGCGATGCACCGGGAGAACGCGTACGAGGACTTCGGCGAGATGGCGCACGAGCCGCGTGGCCACGCCGAGAAGCAGCACTACCTGGAGGTCTGA
- a CDS encoding polysaccharide pyruvyl transferase family protein produces MARILIRAGKDPFTAVVPETTLTQDVFNSNSGNFLFQHSVWKALDVAPHELVANSTLSERRAATADDAARMNDEFDHFVVPMANSFRADFADKLDNLAALVEQLTIPVTVIGIGAQAPADRSFDALADVRDVTRRFVAAVLERSASIGVRGEFTRDFLVDLGFPGDSIDVIGCPSLFLHGPDLKVRDVPASLAEDAALGLNLTPEVPGIGAFATEQGARHPNLTYVGQDQHDLRLLLWGVPHPHVTDPLVPAHLRHPLYQQDRMRLFVDTWSWYDFLAQQDFVYGTRFHGNVAALLAGTPALMLAHDSRTLELAEYHRMPHRLQPRFDEPVRVEDLLEATDLAPFHEALPERFDRYAAFLERNGLEHRWQPGRDASQFDDRLEAASFPPAVHTLARPDLGEVAARLDWLRHAMVIDMTRHPKRYDYPFDTPAYQGAGSRHARLADQRDERAKRQQQRIDELTARIDRLERVTPGGLLVRLARRLRALFRG; encoded by the coding sequence ATGGCTCGGATCCTCATCCGTGCGGGCAAGGACCCGTTCACGGCGGTCGTACCCGAGACGACCCTGACGCAGGACGTCTTCAACTCCAACAGCGGGAACTTCCTGTTCCAGCACTCCGTGTGGAAGGCGCTCGACGTGGCCCCGCACGAGCTGGTCGCGAACTCCACGCTGAGCGAGCGCCGCGCGGCCACGGCCGACGACGCCGCACGCATGAACGACGAGTTCGACCATTTCGTCGTGCCGATGGCGAACTCGTTCCGCGCCGACTTCGCGGACAAGCTCGACAACCTCGCGGCCCTGGTCGAGCAGCTGACGATCCCCGTGACCGTGATCGGCATCGGCGCGCAGGCCCCCGCCGACCGCTCCTTCGACGCCCTCGCGGACGTGCGCGACGTGACCCGGCGGTTCGTCGCGGCAGTCCTCGAGCGCTCCGCGTCGATCGGTGTCCGCGGTGAGTTCACGCGCGACTTCCTCGTCGACCTCGGCTTCCCCGGCGACTCCATCGACGTGATCGGCTGCCCCTCGCTGTTCCTGCACGGACCCGACCTGAAGGTCCGCGACGTCCCGGCCTCGCTCGCCGAGGACGCCGCGCTCGGCCTCAACCTGACCCCCGAGGTGCCGGGCATCGGCGCCTTCGCCACCGAGCAGGGCGCCCGGCACCCGAACCTGACCTACGTCGGCCAGGACCAGCACGACCTGAGGCTGCTGCTGTGGGGCGTCCCGCACCCGCACGTCACCGACCCGCTCGTGCCGGCGCACCTGCGGCACCCGCTGTACCAGCAGGACCGGATGCGGCTCTTCGTCGACACGTGGTCCTGGTACGACTTCCTCGCCCAGCAGGACTTCGTCTACGGCACCCGCTTCCACGGCAACGTGGCCGCGCTGCTGGCGGGCACGCCCGCGCTCATGCTGGCGCACGACTCGCGCACCCTCGAGCTGGCCGAGTACCACCGGATGCCGCACCGGCTGCAGCCGCGCTTCGACGAGCCGGTCCGCGTCGAGGACCTCCTCGAGGCCACCGACCTCGCGCCGTTCCACGAGGCCCTGCCCGAGCGCTTCGACCGCTACGCCGCCTTCCTCGAGCGCAACGGCCTCGAGCACCGCTGGCAGCCCGGCCGCGACGCCTCGCAGTTCGACGACCGGCTCGAGGCGGCCTCGTTCCCGCCGGCCGTGCACACGCTCGCGCGCCCCGATCTCGGCGAGGTCGCGGCCCGGCTGGACTGGCTGCGGCACGCGATGGTCATCGACATGACGCGGCACCCGAAGCGGTACGACTACCCCTTCGACACGCCGGCCTACCAGGGCGCAGGCTCGCGCCACGCCCGTCTGGCCGACCAGCGCGACGAGCGGGCGAAGCGGCAGCAGCAGCGGATCGACGAGCTGACCGCGCGGATCGACCGCCTCGAGCGCGTCACCCCCGGCGGCCTGCTCGTGCGGCTCGCGCGCAGGCTGCGCGCGCTCTTCCGCGGCTGA
- a CDS encoding Rossmann-like and DUF2520 domain-containing protein — MPHRSSDCDRGHLSAHEADPRRRLTASLCLVPASGLERKARSMSHPRVGVVGAGRVGAVLAARLQRAGHHLVGVSGGSDASRLRVQTLLGGVTVLEPAEVVRRAEIVVLAVPDDALAGVVAELAPHVGPGRLIAHTSGRHGLAVLEPLAHAGARTLAMHPAMTFTGTEVDLDRGCVFGVTAAPADRDAAETLVAELNGSVMWVDEADRATYHASLAHGANHLTTIVTQAMDLLRQIGAEDPAAVLRPLLEAALDNTLAYGDAALTGPVARGDVDTVRAHVAHLADPSVRRTYAALATATADRAESTGRIDTDTADAVRTAVIREKVR; from the coding sequence ATGCCTCATCGTTCGTCGGACTGTGATCGTGGTCACCTCAGTGCACACGAGGCGGATCCGCGACGTAGACTGACGGCGTCACTTTGTCTGGTACCCGCTTCGGGACTGGAACGAAAGGCAAGATCCATGTCGCACCCCCGCGTGGGTGTGGTCGGCGCCGGCCGTGTCGGTGCCGTCCTCGCCGCCCGGCTCCAGCGAGCCGGTCACCACCTCGTCGGCGTCAGCGGAGGCTCCGACGCCTCCCGCCTCCGTGTGCAGACCCTGCTCGGCGGCGTGACCGTGCTCGAGCCCGCCGAGGTCGTGCGGCGTGCCGAGATCGTCGTCCTGGCCGTGCCCGACGACGCCCTGGCCGGCGTCGTGGCCGAGCTCGCCCCGCACGTGGGCCCCGGCCGCCTGATCGCCCACACGAGCGGCCGCCACGGCCTCGCCGTCCTCGAGCCCCTCGCGCACGCCGGCGCCCGCACCCTCGCGATGCACCCCGCCATGACGTTCACCGGGACCGAGGTCGACCTCGACCGCGGCTGCGTCTTCGGCGTCACCGCCGCGCCCGCCGACCGCGATGCCGCCGAGACTCTCGTCGCCGAGCTGAACGGCTCGGTCATGTGGGTCGACGAGGCCGACCGCGCGACCTACCACGCCTCGCTCGCCCACGGCGCGAACCACCTCACCACGATCGTCACGCAGGCCATGGACCTGCTGCGCCAGATCGGCGCCGAGGACCCCGCCGCCGTGCTGCGCCCGCTGCTCGAGGCCGCGCTCGACAACACGCTGGCCTACGGTGACGCCGCGCTGACCGGCCCCGTCGCGCGCGGTGACGTCGACACCGTCCGCGCCCACGTCGCCCACCTGGCCGACCCGTCGGTGCGCCGCACGTACGCCGCGCTGGCCACCGCCACCGCGGACCGCGCCGAGTCCACGGGCCGCATCGACACCGACACGGCCGACGCCGTCCGCACGGCCGTCATCCGCGAGAAGGTCCGCTGA
- the panC gene encoding pantoate--beta-alanine ligase has protein sequence MPTVVRTAAELRAATSGTVALVPTMGALHDGHVSLMRHARPLADTLVVSIFVNPTQFAPGEDLDAYPRTFDADLEHCEAAGVDVVFAPTVDEMYPHGLDGAITVDPGPLGSILEGAERPTHFRGVLTVVSKLFGLVRPDVAVFGEKDYQQLTLIRLMARELCLGVEVVGCPTVREADGLAMSSRNRYLTASERERAAAISAALRAGVDAGPDGPEAVLHAAGKVLADAGIDPDYLVLTSPDLGPAQPGRESRLLVAARVGRPRLLDNCAVPLGDVAKRGK, from the coding sequence ATGCCCACCGTCGTCCGCACCGCGGCCGAGCTGCGCGCCGCGACGTCCGGCACCGTCGCCCTCGTCCCCACGATGGGCGCGCTGCACGACGGCCACGTGAGCCTCATGCGGCATGCGCGTCCACTCGCCGACACGCTCGTCGTCTCGATCTTCGTCAACCCCACGCAGTTCGCACCGGGGGAGGACCTCGACGCCTACCCGCGCACGTTCGACGCCGACCTCGAGCACTGCGAGGCCGCCGGGGTCGACGTCGTCTTCGCGCCCACCGTGGACGAGATGTACCCGCACGGCCTCGACGGCGCGATCACGGTCGACCCGGGCCCTCTCGGCTCGATCCTCGAGGGCGCCGAGCGCCCCACGCACTTCCGCGGCGTGCTCACGGTCGTCTCGAAGCTGTTCGGCCTCGTGCGTCCCGACGTCGCCGTGTTCGGCGAGAAGGACTACCAGCAGCTGACGCTGATTCGGCTCATGGCGCGCGAGCTGTGCCTGGGCGTCGAGGTCGTCGGCTGCCCCACGGTCCGCGAGGCCGACGGGCTCGCGATGAGCTCGCGCAACCGCTACCTGACCGCGTCCGAGCGCGAGCGGGCCGCCGCGATCTCGGCCGCCCTCCGCGCCGGCGTCGACGCCGGCCCCGACGGCCCCGAGGCCGTCCTCCATGCCGCCGGGAAGGTGCTGGCCGACGCCGGCATCGACCCGGACTATCTCGTGCTCACCAGCCCCGACCTCGGACCGGCCCAGCCCGGCCGGGAGTCGCGCCTGCTGGTGGCCGCCCGGGTGGGCCGACCGCGCCTGCTCGACAACTGCGCCGTCCCTCTCGGGGACGTCGCGAAGAGAGGGAAGTGA
- the panD gene encoding aspartate 1-decarboxylase has translation MLRTMMKSKIHRATVTQADLHYVGSVTVDEDLLDASDILPGELVHIVDVTNGARLETYTIAGPRGSGVIGINGAAAHLVHPGDIVILIAYAQVEDAEARELQPSVVFVDADNSIVTLGHDAADVPADSGLKRGDLVTV, from the coding sequence ATGCTGCGCACCATGATGAAGTCCAAGATCCACCGCGCCACCGTGACGCAGGCCGACCTGCACTACGTCGGCTCGGTCACCGTCGACGAGGACCTGCTCGACGCGTCCGACATCCTGCCGGGCGAGCTCGTGCACATCGTCGACGTCACCAACGGCGCCCGCCTGGAGACCTACACGATCGCCGGCCCCCGCGGCTCGGGCGTCATCGGCATCAACGGCGCTGCCGCGCACCTCGTGCACCCCGGCGACATCGTCATCCTCATCGCCTACGCGCAGGTCGAGGACGCCGAGGCCCGCGAGCTGCAGCCGAGCGTCGTGTTCGTCGACGCCGACAACTCGATCGTCACGCTGGGCCACGACGCCGCCGACGTCCCGGCCGACTCGGGCCTCAAGCGCGGAGACCTGGTGACCGTATGA
- a CDS encoding type III pantothenate kinase, with the protein MTLLAIDAGNADTSIGLFDGDELIADFVVASDERRTSDEWFLVVEGFLRRANLPEVDEIAMCCTVPALMVALRRTYLRYYGDVPAWVVGPGVKTGVPIHTDNPREVGTDRIVNALAAKELYGGPAIVVDLTGTATVIDAIDAQGRYLGGSIAPGVEVSLDAIVRRSAQLRSVEITTPRDVIGKNTVEALQSGIVFGFAGLIDAIVERMIDSLGEEPEDVSVIATGSHAAVVLTECETITARDPKLTLQGLRLVAAKNR; encoded by the coding sequence ATGACCCTGCTGGCGATCGACGCGGGCAACGCCGACACGAGCATCGGCCTGTTCGACGGCGACGAGCTGATCGCCGACTTCGTCGTCGCCTCCGACGAGCGCCGCACGTCCGACGAGTGGTTCCTCGTGGTGGAGGGCTTCCTGCGTCGCGCGAACCTGCCCGAGGTGGACGAGATCGCCATGTGCTGCACCGTCCCGGCGCTGATGGTGGCGTTGCGGCGCACCTATCTGCGCTACTACGGCGACGTGCCCGCGTGGGTCGTCGGCCCGGGCGTGAAGACCGGCGTGCCGATCCACACCGACAACCCGCGCGAGGTCGGGACCGACCGCATCGTCAACGCGCTGGCGGCCAAGGAGCTGTACGGCGGCCCGGCGATCGTCGTCGACCTCACGGGCACGGCCACGGTCATCGACGCGATCGACGCGCAGGGTCGCTACCTCGGCGGCTCGATCGCGCCCGGCGTCGAGGTCTCGCTGGACGCGATCGTGCGCCGCAGCGCCCAGTTGCGCAGCGTCGAGATCACCACGCCGCGCGACGTCATCGGCAAGAACACGGTCGAGGCGCTGCAGTCGGGCATCGTGTTCGGCTTCGCGGGCCTCATCGACGCGATCGTCGAGCGGATGATCGACTCGCTCGGTGAGGAGCCCGAGGACGTCTCGGTCATCGCCACCGGCAGCCACGCCGCGGTCGTGCTCACCGAGTGCGAGACGATCACCGCCCGCGACCCGAAGCTCACGCTGCAGGGCCTGCGGCTCGTGGCCGCCAAGAATCGCTGA
- a CDS encoding glycerophosphodiester phosphodiesterase codes for MTAPRITAHRGQSATHPENTIPALREAVRLGADALEVDVQPTADGSIVLMHDRSPLRTTNLRHVRTAKVGLSVQRFTLAELAELDAGSWKSPTFAGTPVPTLRDVVHALRGTDARLVVELKPAPVDPRSYVRAVLDELGSHSRATLMSVDRAICEAALPVHHAVGLVTRSRPSREDLERFDEFHVSARRVDRALVERVHQSGGTLTAWTVDDPQQVERLGALGVDSVTTNDVSAARPALV; via the coding sequence ATGACAGCACCGCGGATCACCGCCCACCGGGGGCAGAGCGCGACGCACCCCGAGAACACCATCCCCGCACTGCGCGAAGCGGTGCGCCTGGGGGCCGACGCCCTCGAGGTCGACGTGCAGCCCACGGCCGACGGCTCGATCGTGCTGATGCACGACCGCTCGCCGCTGCGCACCACGAACCTGCGCCACGTGCGCACCGCCAAGGTGGGCCTGTCGGTCCAGCGGTTCACCCTGGCCGAGCTGGCGGAGCTCGACGCCGGCAGCTGGAAGTCGCCGACCTTCGCCGGGACGCCCGTGCCCACCCTGCGCGACGTCGTGCACGCGCTGCGCGGCACCGACGCGCGGCTCGTCGTCGAGCTGAAGCCCGCTCCGGTGGACCCGCGCTCCTACGTGCGCGCCGTGCTCGACGAGCTCGGCAGCCACAGCCGCGCCACGCTGATGAGCGTCGACCGTGCGATCTGCGAGGCCGCGCTGCCGGTGCACCATGCCGTGGGCCTGGTGACCCGGAGCCGCCCGAGCCGCGAGGACCTCGAGCGCTTCGACGAGTTCCACGTCAGCGCCCGCCGCGTGGACCGCGCGCTCGTCGAGCGCGTGCACCAGTCCGGCGGCACCCTGACGGCGTGGACCGTGGACGACCCGCAGCAGGTCGAGCGCCTCGGCGCCCTCGGGGTCGACTCGGTCACCACGAACGACGTCTCCGCCGCCCGCCCGGCGCTCGTCTGA
- a CDS encoding 1-acyl-sn-glycerol-3-phosphate acyltransferase, with the protein MRILRLVADVYWFFSRWTFRSEPAPQHSGILLAAPHTSNWDFVLMLGVAWRAGFRPKFLGKKELFRGPAGPIMRALGGVAVDRKNPAGLVDDLVKQARSGETFQLVITPEGTRGNVPRWKSGFYRLAREADLPVTLAYCDRTTMTTGLGPTIHLTGDVKADMDVMRAFFADKAGVRPERRVEPYLAEEGRAAE; encoded by the coding sequence ATGAGGATCTTGCGCCTGGTCGCCGACGTGTACTGGTTCTTCAGCCGATGGACGTTCCGGTCGGAGCCCGCGCCGCAGCACTCGGGCATCCTGCTCGCGGCGCCCCACACCTCGAACTGGGACTTCGTCCTCATGCTGGGCGTCGCCTGGCGCGCCGGCTTCCGCCCGAAGTTCCTCGGCAAGAAGGAGCTCTTCCGCGGCCCGGCGGGCCCGATCATGCGCGCGCTCGGTGGCGTGGCCGTCGACCGCAAGAACCCGGCCGGACTCGTCGACGACCTCGTGAAGCAGGCTCGCTCGGGCGAGACCTTCCAGCTGGTCATCACGCCCGAGGGCACCCGCGGGAACGTGCCGCGCTGGAAGTCGGGCTTCTACCGCCTGGCCCGCGAGGCCGACCTGCCCGTCACGCTCGCGTACTGTGACCGCACCACCATGACGACCGGCCTCGGCCCGACGATCCACCTCACGGGCGACGTGAAGGCCGACATGGACGTGATGCGCGCCTTCTTCGCCGACAAGGCCGGGGTGCGTCCCGAGCGTCGCGTGGAGCCCTACCTGGCCGAGGAGGGCCGCGCGGCCGAGTGA
- the lysS gene encoding lysine--tRNA ligase produces MRVRREKRQRLLDSGVDPYPLLVERTHTIREVVEAHDPEQLGADAHTGQVVSIAGRVIFLRNTGKLCFVRLREGDGSEIQAMLSLAEVGEESLADFKALVDLGDHLVVTGEVITSRRGELSVMATRWQIAAKTLRPLPIEHKPLSDEARTRMRYLDLIVREDARQNVRVKASVLKSLRATLDRHGYIEVETPVLQHTNGGAAARPFHTHLNAFDEPVLLRIALELHLKRGLVGGIDKVYEIGKTFRNEGVDNTHNPEFMMLEAYEAYGSYDTMAELVRDLVVDAARAVGKTVVPGRDGTEIDLEAPWRRATIHELVAEATGAAIDVHTPEAKVREVARDHGVALQDGWGAGEVVLELFEKLVEHTLIQPTFVCDYPEAVRPLAKKHRTTPGLVEAWDLIINGVELAPAYSELNDPVIQRERLEEQARLAAAGDPEAMDVDEDFLRALEFGMPPAGGIGLGVDRLVMLLQGIGIREAILFPVQRRE; encoded by the coding sequence ATGCGGGTGCGCCGGGAGAAGCGCCAGCGCCTGCTGGACTCCGGCGTCGATCCGTACCCGCTGCTCGTCGAGCGCACGCACACGATCCGTGAGGTCGTCGAGGCCCACGACCCCGAGCAGCTCGGCGCCGACGCGCACACCGGCCAGGTCGTGTCGATCGCCGGCCGCGTCATCTTCCTGCGCAACACCGGCAAGCTGTGCTTCGTCCGGCTGCGCGAGGGCGACGGCTCCGAGATCCAGGCGATGCTGTCGCTGGCCGAGGTGGGCGAGGAGTCGCTCGCCGACTTCAAGGCGCTCGTCGACCTGGGCGACCACCTCGTCGTCACGGGCGAGGTCATCACCAGCCGTCGCGGCGAGCTCTCGGTCATGGCCACCCGCTGGCAGATCGCGGCCAAGACGCTCCGTCCCCTGCCCATCGAGCACAAGCCGCTCTCGGACGAGGCCCGCACCCGCATGCGCTACCTCGACCTGATCGTCCGCGAGGACGCGCGCCAGAACGTGCGCGTCAAGGCCTCCGTGCTGAAGTCGCTGCGCGCCACGCTCGACCGTCACGGCTACATCGAGGTCGAGACGCCGGTCCTGCAGCACACCAACGGCGGCGCCGCGGCCCGCCCGTTCCACACGCACCTCAACGCGTTCGACGAGCCGGTGCTGCTGCGCATCGCCCTCGAGCTGCACCTCAAGCGTGGCCTGGTGGGCGGCATCGACAAGGTCTACGAGATCGGCAAGACCTTCCGCAACGAGGGCGTCGACAACACCCACAACCCCGAGTTCATGATGCTCGAGGCGTACGAGGCGTACGGCTCCTACGACACGATGGCCGAGCTGGTCCGCGACCTCGTCGTCGACGCCGCGCGCGCGGTGGGCAAGACCGTGGTCCCGGGCCGTGACGGCACCGAGATCGACCTCGAGGCCCCGTGGCGCCGCGCCACGATCCACGAGCTCGTCGCCGAGGCCACGGGCGCCGCGATCGATGTCCACACGCCCGAGGCGAAGGTGCGCGAGGTCGCGCGCGACCACGGCGTCGCCCTGCAGGACGGCTGGGGCGCGGGCGAGGTCGTGCTCGAGCTCTTCGAGAAGCTCGTCGAGCACACCCTGATCCAGCCCACGTTCGTGTGCGACTACCCCGAGGCCGTGCGTCCGCTGGCGAAGAAGCACCGCACCACGCCGGGCCTGGTCGAGGCGTGGGACCTCATCATCAACGGCGTCGAGCTGGCGCCGGCGTACTCCGAGCTGAACGACCCGGTGATCCAGCGCGAGCGGCTGGAGGAGCAGGCGCGTCTCGCGGCCGCCGGCGACCCCGAGGCGATGGACGTCGACGAGGACTTCCTCCGCGCGCTCGAGTTCGGCATGCCGCCCGCCGGTGGCATCGGCCTGGGCGTCGACCGCCTCGTCATGCTGCTGCAGGGCATCGGCATCCGGGAGGCCATCCTCTTCCCGGTCCAGCGCCGCGAGTAG
- a CDS encoding dipeptidase, with the protein MSADIRARVQQLLPGIRRDLEDLVRIPSVSADPARADDVRRSAEAVAELLRAEDFDSVDIVSAREDGGAPAVIAHKAGPAGAPTVLLYAHHDVQPENDHAEWDSPPFEPTERDGRLYARGAADDKAGIAAHLGAVRVFGDDLPVSVTLFVEGEEEVGSDTLPELLRRHRDRLAADVIVIADSANWDIGVPALTTSLRGLVRADVEVRTLTHAVHSGMWGGLVPDALIALSRLIASFHDDAGDLVIEGLHHGPAADVEYPEERLRAESGANPGVEWIGTGAVVERLWTKPALSITGLDAPAVDGASNTLVPAARAKVSLRIAPGDTAENALECLRRHCEQHVPWGAELGFTVVDTGEATSIDATGPAYDAARAAFTEAWDGTAPVDMGIGGSIPFIAEFLETFPQASVLVTGVEDPDTRAHGANEGLHLAEFERVVLAEALLLRNLARD; encoded by the coding sequence ATGAGTGCCGACATCCGCGCCAGGGTCCAGCAGCTCCTCCCCGGGATCCGCCGGGACCTCGAGGACCTCGTCCGCATCCCTTCGGTGAGCGCCGACCCGGCGCGGGCGGACGACGTGCGCCGCAGCGCCGAGGCAGTCGCGGAGCTGCTGCGTGCCGAGGACTTCGACAGCGTGGACATCGTCAGCGCACGCGAGGACGGCGGCGCCCCGGCCGTCATCGCCCACAAGGCCGGACCGGCCGGCGCTCCCACCGTGCTGCTCTACGCCCACCACGACGTGCAGCCCGAGAACGACCACGCGGAGTGGGACTCGCCACCGTTCGAGCCGACCGAGCGCGACGGGCGGCTCTACGCCCGCGGCGCGGCCGACGACAAGGCCGGCATCGCCGCGCACCTCGGCGCCGTGCGCGTCTTCGGCGACGACCTGCCCGTCAGCGTCACCCTGTTCGTCGAGGGCGAGGAGGAGGTCGGCTCGGACACCCTGCCCGAGCTGCTGCGCCGGCACCGCGACCGGCTCGCGGCCGACGTCATCGTCATCGCCGACTCGGCCAACTGGGACATCGGCGTGCCCGCCCTCACCACGAGCCTGCGCGGGCTCGTCCGCGCCGACGTCGAGGTCCGCACCCTGACCCATGCCGTGCACTCGGGCATGTGGGGCGGACTCGTGCCCGACGCCCTGATCGCGCTGAGCCGGCTGATCGCCTCGTTCCACGACGACGCGGGCGACCTCGTGATCGAGGGCCTGCACCACGGCCCCGCCGCCGACGTCGAGTACCCCGAGGAGCGGTTGCGGGCCGAGTCCGGTGCGAACCCCGGCGTGGAGTGGATCGGCACGGGCGCTGTCGTCGAGCGCCTCTGGACGAAGCCCGCGCTGTCGATCACGGGCCTCGACGCCCCCGCCGTCGACGGCGCGAGCAACACGCTCGTCCCCGCTGCCCGGGCCAAGGTCTCGCTGCGCATCGCGCCCGGCGACACCGCCGAGAACGCGCTGGAGTGCCTGCGCCGTCACTGCGAGCAGCACGTGCCGTGGGGCGCCGAGCTCGGCTTCACCGTGGTGGACACCGGCGAGGCGACCTCGATCGACGCCACCGGCCCGGCCTACGACGCGGCGCGCGCCGCCTTCACCGAGGCCTGGGACGGCACCGCGCCCGTGGACATGGGCATCGGCGGCTCGATCCCGTTCATCGCGGAGTTCCTCGAGACGTTCCCGCAGGCCAGCGTGCTCGTGACGGGCGTCGAGGACCCCGACACCCGCGCGCACGGCGCCAACGAGGGTCTGCATCTCGCGGAGTTCGAGCGCGTCGTCCTCGCCGAGGCCCTCCTGCTGCGGAACCTCGCCCGCGACTGA